Part of the bacterium genome is shown below.
TGCGCGCCAGCCGGCCGAATCCGCTGACGCGCTATCCGGTGGCGACGATGATGCACCTGCTGGCCACGCGCATCGTGGCGGTCTCGCGCTGCACCGCGCGGCAAATGGTGTTGCGGCGCAGTTTCGCGCAAAACAAAGTGATGGTGATTTACAACCCCGGGCCATATCGCGAGCGGTTTCATGCCGGCGTGGAAGGCACGGCGGTGCGGCGGGAATTCAGCCTGCCGGCTGACGCGCCGGTGATCACGCTGATTGCCAAGCTCTCGCGGCGCAAGGGCCATGGTGTGCTGCTGCAGGCGATTCCCTTGATTCGGGAGAAATTCCCGCAAGCGCGCTTCTTGATCGTCGGTGGGGAATTGCCCGGTCACGAACGTTATGCGCGGGAATTGCGCCAACAAGCGGAGCCACTGGAGCAGGCAGGCGTGTTGCGCTTCACCGGCGAACGCAGCGACATTCCGCAACTCATGGCCGCGAGCGACGTGATCGTGCAATGTTCGACCTACGATGACCCGTTTCCCGGCGTGGTGCTGGAGGCGATGGCAATCGGTAAAGTGGTAGTGGCGGCCAATGCCGGCGGCATGCCCGAGCAAATCCGCCACGGTGAAGACGGTTTGCTGTTCGACAAGGGGGATGCCAGTGACTTGGCGGAGAAGGTGATCACGGTGCTGGCGGATCCGGCGCGCCGGCGCAGGTTCGAGCAGGCCGTGAGCAAGAATCTCGACCGCAAATTCAATTTCGAGAGGTTTATCGAAGAGTTCAGAAACCTTTATCAGACGCTGGCGGCCCGCAGGCCGTCGCGGCGGGGAACGAGCATGACGGCTGCCGCCACGCTGAAATGAGCTTGATCTGGGGCAGTTGCACCTCACCCCGCGCACCCGCTTTGGGGATCAAAATATGGGAGGCATGCTATGGGAAAGCCGGGCGTGCGTATTCTGTTTTTTAGTTCATTCTTTGTTGCGCAGGGCGGAGCTTCTCTCTGTTTCTTGAAGTTGCTTGAGACTTTCAACCGCCGGGGCTTCGTCGCTCACGCGATTTTGCCGAAAGAGGCGCAAGCACAGGTGGCGCGCTTGCAGCTCGCGCCGGAGCTGGCGCGGCACTTCACCTATCTCACGCTCGATCGCATCTGCCGCAGGCTGCTCAATCCGGTTGACTTGCTGCGCTTCCTCGGCCGGGCGATTACCAGCGTGCTGTCGATCCGGCGGTTGCTGCGCCAGCTCGAGATCGACGTGGTGCATGCCAATGATCTGCGCGACTTTCACGCGCCGCTGGCGGCGTGGAGCTGCGGCATTCCGGTGGTCTGGCATCTGCGCGCCAGCCGGCCGAATCCGCTGACGCGCTATCCGGTGGCGGCGATGATGCACCTGCTCGCCACCCGCATTGTGGCGGTCTCGCAGTGCACCGCACGGCAGATGGCGCTGCGGCGCAGCTTCGCGCAAAACAAGGTGACGGTGATTTATGATCCCGGACCGTATCGCGAGCAGTTTCATCCCGGCGTGGAAGGCACGGCGGTGCGCCGGGAATTCAGCCTGCCGGCTGACACGCCGGTGATCACGCTGATTGCCAAGCTCTCGCGGCGCAAGGGCCATCGCGTGCTGCTGCAGGCGATTCCCTTGATTCGGGAGAAATTCCCGCAAGCGCGCTTCTTGATCGTCGGCGGAGAACTGCCCGGCCACGAACGTTACGCGCGGGAACTGCGCCAACAAGCGGAGCCGCTGGAGCAGGCAGGCGTGTTGCGCTTCACCGGCGAACGCAGCGACATTCCGCAACTCATGGCCGCGAGCGACGTGATCGTGCAATGTTCGACCTACGATGATCCGTTTCCCGGCGTGGTGTTGGAGGCAATGGCAATGGGCAAAGTGGTGGTGGCAACCAAAGCCGGCGGCGTGCCCAAGCAAATCCGCCACGGCGAAGACGGTTTGCTGTTCCGCATGGGTGACGCAGCCGAGCTGGCGCAACATGTAAACGAAGTGCTGGCGGATCCGGCGCTGAAACAGAAACTGGGGCACGCGGCGGTGAAAAACCTCGCCTGCCGATTCAACTTTGAAAAGTTCATGAACGAGTTCAGGCGCTTGTATGAGACGCTGGCCGCCGGCGATTCGCAGCAGCACCGGCGGAGCGCCCCCGCTGGTTTGGGCCGGCTTGACCTGGCGGCAGTGACCGTGGAACGGATTGCAAACCAATGAGGACAATCGACAGGTGAATTCAGCGATGCAACATTCCCGCTTGATCATTCTCGGCCTGGATGGCGCGACTTTTGATTTGATTTCGCCGTGGGCCGGCCAGGGCCATCTGCCCAATCTCGCGGCTTTGATGAAGGAAGGCAGTTGGGGCCCGCTGCGCACGGTGATCCCGCCGAGCACCGCTGTGGCGTGGAACTCGTTTGCCTCGGGCAAGGGGCCGGGGCGGCACGGCTTGTTCGAGTTCATGCGGCGCCGGCCGAATTCCTATCGCCTCGAGCCGGTCAACTCCGACGAAGTGGAAAGCGCGCGCTTGTGGGAGATCATGGCGTTTCACGGTCAGCCTTCGATCATACTCAATTTGCCGATCACCTATCCGGTGCGGCCGCTCCACGGCTTGATGGTGGCCGGCCTGCCGGTACCGGCCTCCGGTCCGCAGCGCTGCCATCCCGAAAATCTCATCGAAGAGTTCCGCAAACTCGCGCCGGGCTACCAGCCGTTGCCGTCGGTGAGTTTTTCCGGCAAGAACGAGCAGGAATATCTCGATGATTTGCTCGCGACCCTGCGCAACAAGATCAGCGTGGCGCGCCACTGCCTGGAAAACAAGCCGTGGCAGCTCTTTGTGCAAGTGTTCAGCGAGACCGATTTTGCGATGCACTCCTTCTGGCGCCATTACGACCGTACGCATTCGAAATTCAACGCGCAGGATCACCACCGCCACGGCGACGCGATTCTGCAGGTGTACCGGCTGATTGATGATTTTATCGGCGAGGTGCGCCGGCGCTTTCCCGCGGTGCCGCTGCTGTTGCTTTCCGATCATGGCTTCGGGCCGTTGGAGTATTATCTCTACAGCAACACCTGGTTGTTGCGTGAGGGCTTTCTCGCGCCCAAACGCACGCTGGCGGCACAGCTCAAATACCGCGCGTTTCAAGCCGGCCTCAGCCCGAGCAACCTGTTCGCGCTGATCAACCGGTTGGGCTTGAGCAAGGTCAAGCGCAAAGTCAAAGGCACGCAGCAGGGCTACCGGGCGGCGGAAAAGGTTTTCTTCTCCTTTCCCGACATCGATTGGCGCCGCTCGCGCGCTTATTCCATCGGCGGCGGCATCGCGGGTTTGATCTTCATCAACCTGGCCGGCCGCGAGCCGGAGGGCGTGGTGCAGCCCGGCGCGGAGTATGAGGCGACGCGCGCGGAAATCATCGCGCGCCTGCGTGAGTTCCGCGATCCCCAATCCGGCGAATTGCTCATCGGTGAAATCTACAAACGCGAGGAGCTGTTCGACGGGCCGTATTTCGAGCGCGCGCCGGATCTGGTGTATTTTCCCAAGGATCCGCGCTACATCGTTTTCAGCAGCTTTTCCTTTTCCTCGCACCGGGTGATTCGCGACCCCGGACCTTACATCACCGGCCAGCATCGCATGGATGGAATTTTTCTGATGCACGGCGCCGGCGTGAAGCAAGGCCAGCGGCTGGAAAATGCGCGCATCATCGACGTGGCGCCCACCGCGCTGTATTTAATGGGCTATCCGGTTCCCAACGACATGGACGGCGAAGTGCTCACGGCCGGCTTCCATGAGCCAGTGCTGCGTAACCGGCCGGTCGACCGCATGGAATTCGATTTCAACCGCAACGGCGAGCAGATGGTGTACAGCGAGGAAGATCGCGCCGAGGTCGAAGCGCGGTTACGCAGCCTGGGGTATTTGTGAGCCATCATGAAAATGGCGTGATATTGAGTGCTCACGCCATGCGCAGCGAGTAGGAGTAGGAGTAGGAGTAAGAGTAAGAGTAGGAGTAGGAGATAGAGTGACAGCTAGAGCACCGCGGATTTTATTCTTCGGGATGGACGGCGCGACGTGGCGCATTCTCAAACCGATGCTGGCGCAAGGCCGGCTTCCCAATTTGCAGCGTTTGTGCGAAGCCGGCTCCTCCAGTGTGTTGCATTCGCTCGAGCCGATGGTCTCGCCGGCAATTTGGACCAGCATCGCCTCGGGCAAGACGCCGGACAAGCACGGCGTGTGGGACTTCGTGGTCTCCTCCAAAAGCGTGCGCTGCAAGCGCATTTGGGACATGGCAACGGAATCCGGCTTGCGCACCGGGTTGTGCGGCTACATGGTCACCTGGCCGCCGCCGCCGCTACCGGGCTTCGTCATCCCCGGATCTTTTTCGCGCGGCCCGGAGACGCATCCCGCCTCGCTGCAGGTGATTCGCGAGCTGGATATGACGCAACGCTCGGACAGCAAGCGCTCGCTCGCTGATCATTTGCGCCGCGCCTGGCAAAGCCACCGCTTGGGCGTGCGGCCGGCCACTTTTCTCGATGCAGCCTGGACGCTGGCGTGCACGCGGCTGCAGCGCGGCTATCTCGAAAAGTTCTACCAGATGCGCCGCATCGGCTTCGCAGTCTATTCCGATGTCTTTCTCCGGCAGGTGCAGCAGTATCAGCCGGAATTGGCCATGTATGTTTTCACGCTGGTGGACAGCACCTCGCACAACTATTGGAAGTTCATGGAACCGGAGCGCTTCAATGACGTGGCCGCATCGGAAATCCGGCGACACGGCGACAAGATTCACCGGGCCTATGAGGCGGTGGATCGCATGATCGGCCGCACGCTGGCCGCGCTCGACCGCGGCGAAACCAATGTGATTGTGGTGTCGGACCACGGCTTTCAGTCGGTGCCGGAAGCGCAGGGCCGCACGCCCGATCGCACGGTGCGCATCCTGCCGGAGGCGCTGATCGAATTGCTCGGCTGGCCGCCGGCGCAGGTGCGTTCCTTCAACATTCGCGGCGCGACTTTCTTTCGCCACCGCCAGGAGGAGGCCGTGCAAGTGGAAAAGATGCGCGCCGATCTGGCGGCGATTCACCTCACGCCGGCAGATATGCCGCTGTTCGAGGTCAAGCCCGATCCCTACGGCAATCTCGAACTTTCGCTCAGTCCGGCCATCGGCGATTTGCACGGCCTGCAAGTGAAGCTGCCGAATGGCCGCGTGATTCCGGCCGAGCGCATCGTGGCCGGCGACCTCGGCACGATTTCGGGAGATCACCAGCTCGAGGGCATCCTCATCGCCGCCGGCCCAGCGATTCGCCGCGGCGCAACCCTGCAACAGGCCAGCGTCCTGGACGTCACGCCCACGCTGCTCGCGCTGCTGGGATTGCCGGTCGGCCGCGACATGGACGGCCGTGTGCTGACCGAGATGTTGACACCGGGATTTTTGAGCGCCACCCCAGTGCAGTATCGCGAATCCTGGGAGCAGCCCGATTGGAGCTACGAAGAAGACACTGCCTCCGCGGATGAAACCTTGAAAGAACATTTGCGCAGTCTGGGCTATTTGTAACGCCGGATGCAATCAAGTCATCACGGCAGGAAGACAAAGCCGGCCAGAGACCCTGCGGCAATCCCGCTGTGTCACTCTGAAAAGAATCCTTTGGGGAGAATTGCCATGACTCGTCAACGCACATACCTTTGGGGGATGCGATTCTGCGCGCTGCTGGCGATGCTGGCGCTTTGGATCGGAATGTCGACCACGGGCCGCGGCGGGCGCCGTGATTTCACTGCCACGGTGGAGCCGGCGGTGGCCACGGCGCGTACGCACGGCACCTGGACTGTCCGGCTCACGGTCGAGGCCGACAGTTTGAGCACCGGCGCCACGATCAAATATCGCTTCATCAAGGGATTCGGTGAGCCGCAGAATAGCGATTCGCTCAGGCAGAATTTCGTCGCCGCTCGCACCGACAACCCGCGCGCGCAAGTCGCCATCACCGGCCTGGAGCGCAGCGATGCCGCCATCACCTGGGATTGGGATCGCAACGCCTGGATCATCACTGTCAAAGTCCTGGCGGGCACGTTGCGGCGCGGGGACACCATCGAGCTGCTCTACGGCGCCAATCCGCCGCGCGGCCGCATGCTTGCGCCGCCCTCGACATTCGTTGACACGATGAGCATTGCATATGACTTGACCGGCAGCGGCGTCTTCCAAGAAGTGCTGGCGCCGCCCGCGCTGCGCGTGACGCCGGGCGAGCCGCAGCAGATTGCCGCCTATCTGCCCTCGCAGATCATGGCCGGCGAACCGGCGCGGCTGCGCGTGGTGATTTTGGACGAAAACTTCAATCTCGTGCCGGAGACCATGGCCAAGCTGTTCCTGTCCACCGATGATCCGGAAGCCAATCTGCTCAACAGCGTCAGCCTCACGCTCACGGACAGCGGCCGCTTGGACATTCCGTTGACGTTCATGAGCGCCGGCACGCATCGCGTCGCCGTGCGCGCGCAAGTGTTGCATAGCGGCGCGCAACTGGCAGCGGAGAGCAATCCCGTGCGGGTCACGGCGATGGCACCGCCCTACCGCATTTTTTGGGGCGATCTGCACAGTCACACGCGCATCAGTCACGACGGCCACGGTACCGGCTCGTTCGCCAAGGCGCGCGACGTCGCCGCCTTGGATTTCTACGCGCTCACCGAGCACACCAGCAGTGATTTTGGCGAGCAGGGCGGCATCACGGCGGCGGAATGGCAGGAGATCAAGGCGCAGGTGGTCAACTACAACCAGCCGGGAACGTTCGTCACTTTGCTCGGCTATGAGTACAGCCGGCTCGCGCCCTCCGGGCATCACAATGTCTATTTCAACGGCTCGGATGAAGCCTTGGCGCAGCTCCCGCTCTATCGCGACCAGATGCGCGGCGAGATTCAAGATTTGTGGCGCCGCCTCGAAAGCATGCTGCCGCCGGCGGTGGAGTTTCTGACCGTGCCGCATCACACCGGCATCATGTGGTCGACCACCTCGAATTCGGCGATCAGTTTTGGCCCGGGGTACGGCCACCGTTTCTACCGGCCGCTCATCGAGATCTATTCGTCGCACGGCCAGAGTGAGATCTACGCGCCGGATCATCCCCTGTCCTATGACCGGCTGCAGGAGGAAGGCCGCTTCAGCACGCCGGGCCCGCACTACGCGCAAGATGCCTGGGCCGCCGGCGAAGTGCTGGGCACCATCGCCTCCAGTGATGATCACAGCGCCCGGCCGGGGCTGCCCTTTCGCGGCCTGACGGCCGTCCTGGCCGGCGAACTGACGCGCGACGCGGTCTTCCAGGCACTGCGCCAACGTCGCGTCTACGCCACCACCGGCCAGCGCATGCTGCTCGATTTCACCGTGGCCGGCCACATGATGGGCGCGCGGCTGGAAATGCCGCTCGGAACCTTTCCCGCGATTGCCGCTGAAGTCGCCGGCACGGACAGCATCGCGTTTATGGAAGTTCTCAAATGGAACATGAAGAACGGCCGCTGGCACGACGGCCATCCGCTTTTCGAAGTGATCCGGCACTGGCCCGGTGAGGGTTTGCAAATGCAGCGCACGTTCGTGGACTCGAGCTATACCGGCGAGGCGATATACTATCTGCGCGTCCAGCAGCGGAATGAGATCTATGATGTCGCCCGGCGGCTGTACCGTCCGGTGTGGGCGTGGTCCAGCCCGGTTTGGGTGATGGCGCCCAATCCGCTCGATACCACGGAGCACCAGGCGCCGCCGCGGGAATTGCAGCTCGGCGTGAGCTATCCCAATCCTAATCACGGCCAGGCGCAGGTCAATTTCTATCTGCCGGCCGGCGGCCGCGCGACCCTGCGCCTGTTCGACACGCTCGGCCGGGAAGTCGCGGTGGTATTCGACGGTTTCGAAGCAGAAGGATGGTATTCCACCCGCCTGGACACGCAGGCGCTGGCCAATGGACTTTACTTTTTGAGATTGCAGGCCGGCGGCAGTGTGCTGGTGCGGCGGCTGGTGGTGATGAAATGAAGGGACCGGGGGCGGGACGCAAAAGCGATCGGCAATTGGTTATCTGACAACTCAGCTCGACATGGGTCTGCTGCACAACATGCAACAACTTCTCTCGCTTTTGGAAAGTCCGGCCGCGCTCAAAGCCATGCTGACGTGGCCGCAGTTTTCCGTCACCTCTTACCACATGGTTTCTGCGCTGGTGAAGCAGGGTCTGCGGCCGCGCACGATCTTGGACGTCGGCGCCAACGTCGGCCAGTTTGCCGTGGCGGCGGCGCGGCTGTTTCCCGGCGTGCACGTGCACTCGTTCGAGCCGCTGCCGGATTGTGTGGCGCATCTGCGCAAACATGCGGCGCGCCTGGGCAACATCACGGTCCATCCGGTGGCGCTGGGCGAACGCGAGGGCGAAGTGACCATGCGGGTGAACGCCCAAAGCCGCGCCAGTTCGGTATTGCCGCTGGCGCCGGCGCATCGCGAAGCGTTTCCGGCCGCGCAGGAACAGCGCGAAATCACCGTGCGCGTTGCCACTTTGGATCAGATGCTTGCCGGCCTCGCGCTGCCGCCGCCGGTATTGCTCAAGATCGACGTGCAAGGCTATGAAGCGCAAACCCTGCGAGGCGCAACCGCCACGCTGCCGCAGATCGAGTACGCCGTGCTGGAAACTTCCTTCAAGCCGTTGTACAACGGCGAGCTGCTGTTCATGGATGTGGTGCGGCTGATGGAAGCCCGGGGCATGTGTTTCAGCCGGCCGGTGGGCTGGCTGGCCGCGCCCAAGACCGGCGAAGTGTTGCAGATGGATGCGCTGTTCGTGAGGACTTCTCAATCATGACTGATGGCAGATGGCTCGGATACCAAAAACATCTCTGAGAATGCG
Proteins encoded:
- a CDS encoding glycosyltransferase family 4 protein, whose protein sequence is MKGQRIRILYFSSFFVAQGGASLSFLKLMEIFNDHRFAAWAVLPKEAQAQVARLHLPPELVRHITYLTLDRICRKLLNPYYLLRFLGRAVTSVLLLRRLLRQEQIDLVHANDVRDFHAPLAAWTCGIPVVWHLRASRPNPLTRYPVATMMHLLATRIVAVSRCTARQMVLRRSFAQNKVMVIYNPGPYRERFHAGVEGTAVRREFSLPADAPVITLIAKLSRRKGHGVLLQAIPLIREKFPQARFLIVGGELPGHERYARELRQQAEPLEQAGVLRFTGERSDIPQLMAASDVIVQCSTYDDPFPGVVLEAMAIGKVVVAANAGGMPEQIRHGEDGLLFDKGDASDLAEKVITVLADPARRRRFEQAVSKNLDRKFNFERFIEEFRNLYQTLAARRPSRRGTSMTAAATLK
- a CDS encoding glycosyltransferase family 4 protein; the protein is MKLLETFNRRGFVAHAILPKEAQAQVARLQLAPELARHFTYLTLDRICRRLLNPVDLLRFLGRAITSVLSIRRLLRQLEIDVVHANDLRDFHAPLAAWSCGIPVVWHLRASRPNPLTRYPVAAMMHLLATRIVAVSQCTARQMALRRSFAQNKVTVIYDPGPYREQFHPGVEGTAVRREFSLPADTPVITLIAKLSRRKGHRVLLQAIPLIREKFPQARFLIVGGELPGHERYARELRQQAEPLEQAGVLRFTGERSDIPQLMAASDVIVQCSTYDDPFPGVVLEAMAMGKVVVATKAGGVPKQIRHGEDGLLFRMGDAAELAQHVNEVLADPALKQKLGHAAVKNLACRFNFEKFMNEFRRLYETLAAGDSQQHRRSAPAGLGRLDLAAVTVERIANQ
- a CDS encoding alkaline phosphatase family protein, whose amino-acid sequence is MQHSRLIILGLDGATFDLISPWAGQGHLPNLAALMKEGSWGPLRTVIPPSTAVAWNSFASGKGPGRHGLFEFMRRRPNSYRLEPVNSDEVESARLWEIMAFHGQPSIILNLPITYPVRPLHGLMVAGLPVPASGPQRCHPENLIEEFRKLAPGYQPLPSVSFSGKNEQEYLDDLLATLRNKISVARHCLENKPWQLFVQVFSETDFAMHSFWRHYDRTHSKFNAQDHHRHGDAILQVYRLIDDFIGEVRRRFPAVPLLLLSDHGFGPLEYYLYSNTWLLREGFLAPKRTLAAQLKYRAFQAGLSPSNLFALINRLGLSKVKRKVKGTQQGYRAAEKVFFSFPDIDWRRSRAYSIGGGIAGLIFINLAGREPEGVVQPGAEYEATRAEIIARLREFRDPQSGELLIGEIYKREELFDGPYFERAPDLVYFPKDPRYIVFSSFSFSSHRVIRDPGPYITGQHRMDGIFLMHGAGVKQGQRLENARIIDVAPTALYLMGYPVPNDMDGEVLTAGFHEPVLRNRPVDRMEFDFNRNGEQMVYSEEDRAEVEARLRSLGYL
- a CDS encoding alkaline phosphatase family protein, whose amino-acid sequence is MTARAPRILFFGMDGATWRILKPMLAQGRLPNLQRLCEAGSSSVLHSLEPMVSPAIWTSIASGKTPDKHGVWDFVVSSKSVRCKRIWDMATESGLRTGLCGYMVTWPPPPLPGFVIPGSFSRGPETHPASLQVIRELDMTQRSDSKRSLADHLRRAWQSHRLGVRPATFLDAAWTLACTRLQRGYLEKFYQMRRIGFAVYSDVFLRQVQQYQPELAMYVFTLVDSTSHNYWKFMEPERFNDVAASEIRRHGDKIHRAYEAVDRMIGRTLAALDRGETNVIVVSDHGFQSVPEAQGRTPDRTVRILPEALIELLGWPPAQVRSFNIRGATFFRHRQEEAVQVEKMRADLAAIHLTPADMPLFEVKPDPYGNLELSLSPAIGDLHGLQVKLPNGRVIPAERIVAGDLGTISGDHQLEGILIAAGPAIRRGATLQQASVLDVTPTLLALLGLPVGRDMDGRVLTEMLTPGFLSATPVQYRESWEQPDWSYEEDTASADETLKEHLRSLGYL
- a CDS encoding DUF3604 domain-containing protein, yielding MTRQRTYLWGMRFCALLAMLALWIGMSTTGRGGRRDFTATVEPAVATARTHGTWTVRLTVEADSLSTGATIKYRFIKGFGEPQNSDSLRQNFVAARTDNPRAQVAITGLERSDAAITWDWDRNAWIITVKVLAGTLRRGDTIELLYGANPPRGRMLAPPSTFVDTMSIAYDLTGSGVFQEVLAPPALRVTPGEPQQIAAYLPSQIMAGEPARLRVVILDENFNLVPETMAKLFLSTDDPEANLLNSVSLTLTDSGRLDIPLTFMSAGTHRVAVRAQVLHSGAQLAAESNPVRVTAMAPPYRIFWGDLHSHTRISHDGHGTGSFAKARDVAALDFYALTEHTSSDFGEQGGITAAEWQEIKAQVVNYNQPGTFVTLLGYEYSRLAPSGHHNVYFNGSDEALAQLPLYRDQMRGEIQDLWRRLESMLPPAVEFLTVPHHTGIMWSTTSNSAISFGPGYGHRFYRPLIEIYSSHGQSEIYAPDHPLSYDRLQEEGRFSTPGPHYAQDAWAAGEVLGTIASSDDHSARPGLPFRGLTAVLAGELTRDAVFQALRQRRVYATTGQRMLLDFTVAGHMMGARLEMPLGTFPAIAAEVAGTDSIAFMEVLKWNMKNGRWHDGHPLFEVIRHWPGEGLQMQRTFVDSSYTGEAIYYLRVQQRNEIYDVARRLYRPVWAWSSPVWVMAPNPLDTTEHQAPPRELQLGVSYPNPNHGQAQVNFYLPAGGRATLRLFDTLGREVAVVFDGFEAEGWYSTRLDTQALANGLYFLRLQAGGSVLVRRLVVMK
- a CDS encoding FkbM family methyltransferase, with the protein product MGLLHNMQQLLSLLESPAALKAMLTWPQFSVTSYHMVSALVKQGLRPRTILDVGANVGQFAVAAARLFPGVHVHSFEPLPDCVAHLRKHAARLGNITVHPVALGEREGEVTMRVNAQSRASSVLPLAPAHREAFPAAQEQREITVRVATLDQMLAGLALPPPVLLKIDVQGYEAQTLRGATATLPQIEYAVLETSFKPLYNGELLFMDVVRLMEARGMCFSRPVGWLAAPKTGEVLQMDALFVRTSQS